Part of the Vicinamibacterales bacterium genome, GCACGGCGCCATGGCGGTGACCGGCGTGCCGAAGCCCGAGGCGGAGCTGGTGCGCCGCGTGCGCAAGGTCGTCGGTGCGATTCCGATCGTGGTGACACTCGATCTCCACGCCAACGAAGACCACGAGCTGTCCGATGTCGCCAACGGCGTGCTGATCATCAAGCGCTACCCGCACTACGACGCGGCCCTGCAGGGCGATCGCGCGCTGCGGCTGCTGCTTCGGATGGTCCGAGGGACCTACAAGCCGACGATGGCCACGCGCAAGCCGGGCGTCATCACGCCCAGCGTGTTCCAGGGGACGGGGACGTCGCCGGCGATGGAGATCATGGAGCGGGCGCGCATCTGGGAGGAGCGAACGCGCGACGTGTACGTGTCTGTCGCCTTCGGCTTCGCGTACGCGGACGTGCCGGATGTCGGCGCCACGGTCATGGTGATCGCCAACAACAACCAGGCGCTGGCGGACCGCATCGCACAGGACATGTCGGACTTCATCTGGAAGCAGCGCGTGCAGTTCGCCGGCAAGAAGATTCCGAAGACCGAGGAGGGCGTGCGGCTGGCGATGGAGGCGGTTCGCGCCGGCAAGCGCCCCGTGGTGGTCGCAGATCAGGGGGACCGCACGGGCAATTCGACGCACATCCTCGCCGAACTCATCAAGCAGGGCGGCAAGAACTTCTGCCTCACCACGATCGCCGACGAGAGGGCGATCAAGGACATCCAGGCCAGGGCGAAGGTGGGCGAGTCGGTGAAGGTGAACGTCGGCGGGTACGCCGACGAGTTCGCCGGCAAGCCGGTTCCACTCGAAGGCGTGGTCGAGTACCTCGACAAGTACGAGGACCTCGGCACCGTGGCCGTGATCCGCTTCGGATCGAACAACCGCGTGATCCTGACGCCCGTGCTGGACCAGGTCACCGATCCGGGGATCTTCCCGGCGCTGCACATCGACCTGTCGAAGCTGGACATCATCGTCCTCAAGTCGCGCGTCCACTTCCGGCGAGGGTTCGTCGAGGACGGCCTGGCTGGCGCGGTCTTCGAGGTGGATGCGCCCGGACTCGGGCCGGCCGATCTGAGCATCGTGCCGTACAAGAACATTCCGAAAGGCCTGTACCCTCTCGACAGGAAGAACTAGCGACGCTTCGCCTCGAACCGCCGAACTCGCTTCGGCCAGGTTGTTTCCGGCCACAACGGATCAATCCGCAGCCCGCCGCCGCGCTCCCGGCTCAGCCGCGGCGGCGGGCGAACCGAATTCCCGGACCGAAATTTTGCGCCCTGCACGTTGAGGCATTGGTGTAGACTGGTGCCCGCCGGAATATATGTTCCAGCAAAAGACGGTCTGAGTCAGAAAATTCCATGGTCCACCAGACGCGACTCCTGGACGCCTTCCTCAGCCTGGCGCGCATCGACGGCGTCTCCGGCCGGGAGCGCGCCGTCGCGGCCCACATCCAGGCCCGCCTCGAGTCCATCGGTCTGACCTGCAGCCTGGATCGCGCCGGCGAGACGTTCGGCGGGAACTGCGGCAACCTCGTCGGGCGGCTGCCCGGACGCGTGGACCTGCCGACGATCCTCTTGTGCGCCCACATGGACACCGTTCTCCCCACGCAGGGGTTGAACGTCGTCCTGGACGCCGAGCGGGTGTCGTCGGACGGAACGACGATCCTGGGGGCCGACGACCGCGCGGGCGCCGCGATCATCCTGGAGATCCTCCAGGTGCTCGTCGACGAGAGGTTGGATCACGGCCCCATCGAGGTGCTCTTCACCGTCGCCGAGGAATGCGGCATGCACGGCGCCAAGACGGTGGACTCGGGCGCGTTCGAGGCCTCCATGGGCTTCGTCTTCGACAGTTCGGCCGCGTGCGGCCGGTTCGTCGTCGGCGCGCCGTCCGCGATGGCGTTCCGGATCCTGGTGCGAGGCCGGGCCGCCCACGCGGCGGTGTCGCCCGAAAAGGGCATCCACGCCATCCAGATTGCTTCCCGCGCGATCGCCCGCCTGCCTCTCGGCCGGCACGGCGAGACCGGGATGCTGAATGTCGGCACCATCCGCGGCGGAACGGCCATCAACGTCGTACCGGACGAGGTGGAGATCCTGGGCGAGACCCGGAGTGCGGACCCGGCCGCCCTGGACGCCCAGATGGCCCTCGTGCGAGAGGCATTTGAGCAGGCTGCGCTCGAGGGCGGCGGCCAGGTTGAGATTGCGTGGACCTGCAAGTACGGGGAATTCGAGCTGAAACCCACCGAGCCGGTTGTGCTCGCGGCGGTTCGGGGGATCAGGGCCGCGGGCTGCGAGCCGGAACCGATCCGGTATCCGGGGGGAAGCGACGCCAACGTCCTCAACGTCCGTGGGATCCCGACCGTCAACCTGGGCATCGGGACCCACAATGCGCACTCCATGCAGGAATCGATGCCCATCCGCTGCCTGGTCCAGGGCGCGGAGATCGGCCTTGGCATCGTGCGGGAGTTGGTTCGCGGTGATCGAACGCGCGCTGTCAGCCTCGCGAGGTGAGCCCCCGCTGTTGGTAATGCGGCTATCGTGCTGGAGACCGGTCTTATGAACTTCAAAACACTCATCGTTCTACTTCTGGCGCTGGCCGTGGCCGCCGGCGCCTGGGCTCAGGGCAATCCCACCGGCGCCATCAGAGGCGCCGTGACCGACCCGGACGGCCTGGCGCTGCCCGGCGTCACGGTCACCGTCGCTTCCCCTGCCCTGCAGGGCGCGCGCACCGTGGTGACTTCGGGCAACGGTGACTTCATCATCCCGTTCCTGCCGCCGGGCGAGTACACGGTGACCGTCGAACTCCAGGGCTTCGCGCCGCAGAAGCGCACGATCGGCGTGGCGATGGCGGAAACGCAGCCGATGCAGATCAAGCTCGCGATCGCGGCGGTCACCGAGACCGTCACCGTCACCGGTACGTCGTCCACCGAGGTCCTCAAGACCGGGACCATCGCGGAGACGTATACCGCCACGAAGATCGAGTCGCTGCCGGCCGGCCGGACCCTGAACGACGCCGTTCTGCTCGCGCCCGGCGTGAACAACAACGGGCCGAGCAACGCCATCGTCATCGCCGGCGCGCTGTCCTACGAGACGCTGTATCTGATCAACGGCGTGAACGTGAACGAGAACCTGCGCGGCCAGGCACGGACGCTCTTCGTCGAAGACGCGATCCAGGAGACGAAGGTCTCGAGCGGGAACATCTCAGCCGAGTACGGCCGCTTCAACGGCGGCGTCGTCAACATGGTCACCAAGTCGGGCGGCAACATGTTCAGCGGGTCGTTCCGCGATTCGCTCAGCAACGACGCGTGGCGGTCGCGCCGGCCCCTCGGCGACGAGAAGCTGGACAAGATCGTCCCGACCTACGAGGGCACCTTCGGCGGCCCCGTCAAGAAGGACAAGCTCTGGTTCTTCACCGACGGGCGCTACACGAACTCCCAGCAGCAGAGGACGCTCTCCTACACGAATCTGACCTACCCGTATGCCAAGAGCGACAAGCGCTACGAGGGAAAGGGCACGTACGCGCTGACCTCCCAGAACACGGTGAAGGCGTCCTACACGAACATGAAGACCTGGACGACGAACAACACGTCCAACAGCCCGATGGACCTCGACAGCCTGTACAGCAACGGCCAG contains:
- a CDS encoding M81 family metallopeptidase; translated protein: MENDVNLLDRTVSAILVSALSLVACQQATAAQAAAAKRIRIGVATFSHETCTFCPEPTGIAEWEYYGPPQRGPEVLKSGPYIRGFVDAARDHDNVDLVGIYSPRDSKGGSSGSWLTTEAFDKYSNGIASDLKQSGPFDAVYLSLHGAMAVTGVPKPEAELVRRVRKVVGAIPIVVTLDLHANEDHELSDVANGVLIIKRYPHYDAALQGDRALRLLLRMVRGTYKPTMATRKPGVITPSVFQGTGTSPAMEIMERARIWEERTRDVYVSVAFGFAYADVPDVGATVMVIANNNQALADRIAQDMSDFIWKQRVQFAGKKIPKTEEGVRLAMEAVRAGKRPVVVADQGDRTGNSTHILAELIKQGGKNFCLTTIADERAIKDIQARAKVGESVKVNVGGYADEFAGKPVPLEGVVEYLDKYEDLGTVAVIRFGSNNRVILTPVLDQVTDPGIFPALHIDLSKLDIIVLKSRVHFRRGFVEDGLAGAVFEVDAPGLGPADLSIVPYKNIPKGLYPLDRKN
- a CDS encoding M20/M25/M40 family metallo-hydrolase translates to MVHQTRLLDAFLSLARIDGVSGRERAVAAHIQARLESIGLTCSLDRAGETFGGNCGNLVGRLPGRVDLPTILLCAHMDTVLPTQGLNVVLDAERVSSDGTTILGADDRAGAAIILEILQVLVDERLDHGPIEVLFTVAEECGMHGAKTVDSGAFEASMGFVFDSSAACGRFVVGAPSAMAFRILVRGRAAHAAVSPEKGIHAIQIASRAIARLPLGRHGETGMLNVGTIRGGTAINVVPDEVEILGETRSADPAALDAQMALVREAFEQAALEGGGQVEIAWTCKYGEFELKPTEPVVLAAVRGIRAAGCEPEPIRYPGGSDANVLNVRGIPTVNLGIGTHNAHSMQESMPIRCLVQGAEIGLGIVRELVRGDRTRAVSLAR